The genomic stretch atttttaaaaatttagaaaaacccttgaattagtaggtgttctaaaacttttgaccagtagcgtatatactgtacatatacatacacacatatacatatacatataaatacatagaagatagaaggccagcatcccggagtcgcctcttcgctgttgacgttgagactgatgttttgcgggtactatttaatgaagctgccagttgatttgtgaggcgtctgtttctcaaactagacattattctgtacttgtcctcttgctcagttgtgcaccggggcctcagaaactctttctattctggttagagccagtttacgctgttctgtgaagggagtagtacacagcggtGTACGAGTTCTTCAGTTTCTCagaagccttcatttctcagaacaagaatagactgacaagtttcagaagaaagttatttgtttctggccattttgagcctgaaatcaaacccacaaatgctgatactccaaatactcaactagtctaaagaaggccagtgttattgcttctgtaatcagcacaacagttttcagatgtgctaacataatcgcaaaagggttttctaatgatcaattagccttttaaaatgataaacttggattagctaacacaatttgccattggaacacaggagtgatggttgctgataatgtgcctctgtacgcctatgtagctATTCCATTaagaaatctgccgtttccagctacaatagtcatttacaacattaacaatgtctacactgtatttctgatcaatttgatgttattttaatggacaaaacatttgcttttctttcaaaaacaaggacatttctaactgaccccaaatttttgaacggtagtgtacatgtaggtttggttaggtgaatGATTGAAGTACtacgtacatgtaggtagggggtgAATAACAGAAAGTCTGGGTAGCAATTTCAtcaactgttcagcagtcttatggctttggcgtagaagctgttaaggagccttttggtcccagacttggtgctccggtatcacttgccatgcggtagcagagagaacagactgtgacctgggtggctggagtctttgacaatttttagggccttcctctgacaccgcctggtatagagatcctggatgacagggagctcggccccagtgatatactgggctgtacgcattaCTCTCTGCAGCGCTTCacagtcagatgccaagcagtagccataccaagctgtgatgcagcgagtcaagatgctctcaatggtgcagctgtagaacttttttaggatctgaaggctcatgccaaatcttttcagcctcctgagggggaagaggcattgtcgtgccctcttcatgactgttggtgtgtttggaccatgataggtccttagtgatgtggacactacagccccgtcaatgtgaatgggggcgaTCCCgtccctccgtttcctgtagtccacaatcagatcctttgtcttgctgacattgagggagaggttgttgtcctggcaccacactgccaggtctcggacctcctccctataggctgtctcattgtcgttggtgatcaggcctaaatCCATTGtctcgtcagcaaacttaacgacgtggtgttagagtcgtgtgcagccagtagtacagtagttgtttacaaacattggagtaaaccaagcttatattttgggttctgatggggtagtACATTTGAActgagctcatgaggcatttataagttacattcttcaataatcaatgggtacatttcattcatgtactgtatgtccaAAAATGAATGTAGCAACTACTGATATAAAATATTATATGTCACCATCCAAATGTATGACATTGTTAAAGTTTAAAGGTCAACCTGTACCTGCGAACTGCAACAATATACTCAATGGCCAAATACCCTTGTCTTGTAACTTTTTGATGAACGCATGTTATTGACATCTCTATTGAATCAATAACATTAACAGTGAGCAATAGAACAAATGACTAAATGCATGTTGTTCAGTCAGAACAGAGAAAGGAGAAGctaatcagatgaaaacatatGGGTGCAGGTCTGGGCATCAGCAACACAGatagacaacaaaaaaatccaggcCCCAGCCCCTATGGATCGCTAGCTAAGTACTAGATGAACTCGTTATGTAATGCAACGTCCCGATGTGACATCTGGCATTTGCTGTTGAAGCTTCTGCAAGGGAAAATCAAATCAATCCTCCATTGACTCTGTCAGCGTGCAATGGAAAGCTAATTAAAGCCCTGAGGCTTGGCTGGTCTTTTTATACAGCAGGAGCTCAACTACTATTGTGTACTATTACTTAGCATGGGGTATGGGGGGGTTTGTGTTGTGTAGAATAACTTCAGAACCACACAATTCCACTTCTCGACAAGGTTATGTGATTTCTCTGCTAATCTTCATGGCTATGCAGTGCGGTATGCCTTTAGTCCCACAGATAGAAGGGGAGTTCAATATTCATTTTCAGTGGATAAAACCAGTTCAGGAATATTGCACTGCAAATCAAAGTGAGCATACAATTCAGTTTGCATGGTGTGTTGTTTTTGATAGACAATACTCATCAGGACATAACCAATACTTTGAAATGCAAAGCAAAATAGAGATCACACCAACCGACTCACACCAAATTTGACTAACTCACTATAtgacctatccctacagtactcAGTCGTTGGATTGGATAGATTGAGTATATTTTGCACTATGGTGTTCTCTTTCGGCAGACAAACCATCAAGGggttagaacacacacacactccaaaaaaCAACAACTCCCCATGCAGCTGACTATGAAACTGGACATGACTCATTGAACCAGTGTGTCTGGCATTATAGATTTATGCATTACATTAATCCGATATGAGGGATTACATACCTTTGCCTCAAAATGTCAATATCTGAAGCTTCTACTTAGGAGGGTTCCTATTCTAACTAAAGGGCCGAAATGGGAGCATTGTGCCAATGTAAAACAATACACAAATATACCCTCTCTTCCAGCGAGCGGGGTATTAATGGGGGTTAGCGGGCACTAGCTAGGTTGGCACTGTTGGTTGGTGTGAGAGCAGGCCGTTGCAAGCAGGATTCAACAATTGCCTGGCAAGATGTGCCATGGGGCATTGTCCCTCCCGTTGGTTTCAGATCAATCCTCACATCCTGTGAACCCTGTGTGCAACAGCAGCACAGTAGAACACAGAACAGTCACTCTGTGTGACTGACTGAGGGATATATGTGCTTTTGCAAAGGAAACCAACTTCTCCATGGGGTAACCATACTAAGCATGTGATTTTGGCGAGTGGGAAACATGTTTTGCATCGAGAGGCAAAGATTGTACCCATACCATTGATATGTAAGTGCTTGTTAATCTTTGCATTGAAATTATGTATTGAATTCTGTAAAAACAACATGTAGGGGAGAGTAGGTGTAAAGGGGTAAGTTGATCAACACTCTAGGAAACCATTCGACTCAATATTTAGGAAGAAGTTAcaatttcatggagtctgtgatggaagaaaccacatggaaagaGTGGTAAGGAAGTTAGGTTCAGAAAACTGATTTTCACCAAATCAGATGAATGTATTGTTTTAGAGGTCTCATGATACTTGTATCTATACCAAAGAAGATCATTTTAAGATGATTCTATACATCAgctggggtctctataagcttcaatatgaggtcctaaacctagcatgaaagtgcgtCATTGTAGCcttgtgggctaatatagtcaaaatgtttgccttggggtaagttgagccaatggcaagttgaaCAAATTGAAGTGTTGTCTTCCCAGGCGTAATGCAAGGAATTATTGCTGGGATATGAGCTAACAACCGggcctatgttaaaagtgttAGATAGACATGATTTTAAAAAGTTAGTGGTAACGTTTCATTCAGGACAGAAATTTGAAGGCGGCTTAAATTACCCTGTCCGCGGCTCAACTTACCCAATACCTGGGGGAAGAGACCACTTTTTTTTGGAAAAGCAATGTTTTTGATTTTTgacagggatacacaacatcctgaaatatatgtagatatctttgttagaaagaataccaTATTTCCCTTGACGAGGAATGCTAAATGTTaaaatggctcaacttaccccactctcccctactgcTCTTACTGTCTGCATCATGATGCTGATTTGTAATGCAGTTGTCTCATCAACATAAAAGTTAAAGAGAGGAAAACAAGGAATGCCTTTCTGAAATGACAACAACTATGTGAAATTCTTAGGTGAAATTCTTCACTGCGTTTCGACTGCAAAAGTCTTCTTCAATGCTGCCTGAACAAGACTTTTTGCAGTTGTGTGTCCTGATGTAAACTATAGATCGATCTGTTCCTACTATATGTATCATTAGTTCACTAAACTGTTCTGCATCCTACTGGCCCCCTACTTGTTTTCTTTCATGGATTATCTTCCATTGAGGTGGCTTCCTTCCACCGCGCTTGTCTCGATTATTAAGTCCATTCATTGCATGATAATCATAAACATTGCATGTTTTAAACTAGAGCTACAATCAAACTGTTAAAAGAAAATAGATGGGATATCcctctggtctctttctctccagtgtgaGGACATGTGGCAGTAGAGACCAGTGAGCCTTGAGGAGAGACTATGGGGGACTGGAACCTGCTGGGCAGCATCTTGGAGGAAGTACATGTCCACTCTACCATCGTAGGAAAGATCTGGCTCACCATCCTCTTTATCTTCCGCATGCTGGTGCTGGGAGTGGCGGCCGAGGACGTGTGGGACGATGAACAGAGCGAGTTCATCTGCAACACGGACCAGCCGGGCTGCAAGACCGTCTGTTACGACCAGGCCTTCCCCATCTCCCTCATCCGCTTCTGGGTCCTGCAGGTCATCTTCGTGTCCTCGCCCTCCCTCGTCTACATGGGCCACGCGCTCTACCGCCTGCGCGCCCTGGAGAAGGAGAGGCACCGAAGGAGGGTCCAGCTGAAGGCAGAGCTGGGGGAGACGGAGGCGCTGGTGGAGGAGCACAAGCGCATTGAGAAGGAGTTGAAGAGGCTGGAGGAGCAGAGGAAGGTGAAGAAGGCTCCACTGAGAGGGTCCCTGCTGCGTACGTACGTCATCCATATCCTAACACGCTCCGTGGTGGAGGTGGGCTTCATCATGGGCCAGTATATCCTGTATGGCATTGGACTGGAACCTCTTTATAAATGCGAGAGGATGCCTTGCCCCAACAGCGTGGACTGTTACGTGTCCAGGCCCACGGAGAAAACAGTGTTCATGGTGTTCATGATCGTCATTGCCGGGGTGTCTCTCTTCCTGAACCTCCTGGAGATATCCCACCTGGGCATCAAGAAAATCAAACAGACTCTGAAGGGAGACAAGTACCCAGCAGACAACGACAGTTTGATTTATAAGCCGAAGAAGAAAGCGATGATACAGCAACTGTGTGTGATGAGGAAACTGTCTTCTCACAACGGGCCGCTGACTCAGACCATCTTCAAAGTCATTCCTGAGGAGGATCTGAACCCAATGGACCCACCTCCCCACTACATACCTAACCACGAGGTGCCCAGGCACCAGTACCTGGCCAACTGCACTGGCCTCCAGCCCCATCAGCactaccagcagcagcagcagcagctccagCAACGTCAGCCCAGCCAAGGGATGATCCAGACCCTGCACCTCCAGGGAGCCCCAGagaaccacaccaccaccatggttgaCCAGCACCCTCCAGCCTACGGAGGAGTTTTCTTGAATGGAGACAGTGGGCCCAGGAACCTGCAGGGTCAGCCGAACCATAAGGACCCCAATTTACACCCTCAAGACCAATACCAGCCCAGCCACATGGAAGTAGTACCTGTGCCTATTGCAACACACAGACCCAGCATCATGACAACACACAGACCAAGCTTGGCTCCAAGGGACATAGACCTGGAGGAAGATAGGAGGAAATCAATGGGCAGCGACTTCCTCTTGCCTAACGCAGGAAGGAAGCAAAGCTTCATGACACGTATGCCCTCTGAGAGCATGTCCACCATCAGTGACTGCAGCAGCAACTCTCTACGGACATCTGACTCTGAACTGGGCGACATGGGGGACATGCCCATGATGCCACCCCCTGGAAGGAGAATGTCAATGGCAAGTAGAGCCAAGAGACAGGCAGCCTCTGACCTAGTGGTTTAGAGAGCCATAAACACTCTGTAATGTGAGCTTATTACAACAGAGCATGAGAACATGACGCAAAGCATAAGACAGGAAGGTAGtgggacacaaagagagagagagagagagagagagatgtctagatTTGACTGTTAAAGCTGCAATAGATTTGTCATGTTGTAAATGTAATGTTGAAATCTTCCAGGAAGTAAGTCATGATGACAAGTGTCAATGTGTTATCTAGCCTCTATCAATCctaaatgttctctctctttcagagTGTATTCTTGGACATCTCCTCTATCATGAAAAAGTGAAGAGGGAAGAGAGCAAAAATAGGACCCAGGAGTTGCCTACGAGTGAAGCAACACACAGAAGATATCAATAACACTGCACTCATCATTGATTGAGCCAAAAACAGCCACCATCCCATGCCAGGCCGTGCGTGGGCGTATGTAGTGCCATGTGTGGGCATGAGCCATACGCAGTGCTGTTCCCCAATGTGTTTCAATTCAAAGCACCTAAAAATGCTCAGTATCTCGAAATGAGTTACTTTTTATGTGGTTGATTGTGAGAACTTCAAATTATTGTGATAAAAGAATGTTGGTGAGCATGCAAAAGCATGGAAAATGTAATGATGTCCCTTGAAAAACTTTTATATGCTTATATAGAGCATTCACTTTTATAAAAGTATTATTTTGCTTGAACTTTTTTAAACCCTAACAAAgtcaacgctgggccaattgtgcgctgccctatgggactcccaatcacggcaggttgtgaaacagcctggaatcgaatcagggtctgtagtgatgcctctagtactgaaatgcagtgccttagaccgctgcgcccccGTTTTATTctcaaattgattaaatacattattttccttatcaatctacacacaataccccataataacaaagcgaaaaaaggtttttagaaatctttgcaaatggataaaataaacaacaacataagtattcagaccttttgctatgagactcgaaattgagctcaggtgcatcctgtttccattgatcatccttgagatgtttctacaactagattgacgtccacctgtggtacattcaattgattggacaggatttggaaaggctttggaaaggcacacacataagttcccacagttgacagtgcatgtcagagcaatgaggttgaaggaattgtccgtagagctccgagacaggattgtgtcgagggcacagatctggggaagggtaccaaaaatttctgcagcattgaaagttcccaagaacacagtggccgccatcattctcaaatggaagaagttagaaccaccaagactcttcttagagctggccgcccggccaaactgattaatcggggtagaagggccttggtcagggaggtggccttggtcactctgacagagctccaaagtttggagatgggacaaccttccagaaggacaaacatctctgcagcactccaccaatcaggcctttgtggtagtggccagacggccactcctcagtaaaaggcccgcttggagttttccaaaaggcacctaaaggactctcagaccatgagaaacaagattctctgatctgatgaaaccaagattgaactctttggcctgaatgccaatcgttacgtctggaggaaacctggcaccatccctatggtaaagcatgggggtgacagcatcatgctgtggggatgtttttcagcggcagggactgggagactagtcaggattgaggaatagatgaagggagcaaagtacagagagatccatgatgaaaacctgctccagagcactcgggACCTCAttctgggggcgaaggttcacctttcaacaggacaacgaccctaagcacacagccaagacaacgcaggagtggcttcgggacaggtctcttcatgtccttgagtggcccaactagagcccgggcttgaacccgatctaacatctctggagggacatgaaaatagctgtgcagcgatgctccccatccaacctgacagaacttgagatgatctacagagaagaattggagaaactccccaaatacaggtgtgccaagctcgtagtgtcatatccaagaacccttgaggctgtaatcgctgccaaaggttcttcaacaaagtaccgagtaaagggcctgaacacttatgtaaatgtgatatttccttctttttttatataaaaatttacaaacatttctaaaaaactgtttttgctttgtcattacgagTTATTGTctgaaaaaaaatcaaaaatttagaataatgctgtaacgtaaacaaaatgtggaaaaagtcaagaggtctgaacactttccgaatacactatattaaaagcaattttcccacGTTAGTGAAGACTGCATTCATGATAAATGCTtgatatgtcggctcaatcaaaAATTAAGTGTTAATGGCGCTATAAAGCGGATCTTTCACAGCCCACATTGAATACAGGCCTCAAACATTCATCAAGAGACTGTTATGCTGAGGAATGTGTCTTTAGTTGTTTGATATACAATCTTAATTCATGACATTAAATGCTTATTTACTAAAACTGAAAATCACTTTTTTGTCATCCTCTTTGATGGGTTAAAAGTAATATTTTAGATGTATCATTTCACagaagaaaaaacaaacaaagaatTGACACATGCTATTTGTTTTAATCCATAAACAGAAATGTTGTCTTTACAAAACATTGTTTCTTCTTCCAAAACACTTGGATATCAAATTAACAAAAAACACAGTTACACCCTATTTACAATATAGCAAACTCAGGCAATTTGAACATTCAAAGAGAAAATGGGAAAAGCGAAACAGCTGAATCTGCAGTTTTGCAGTTTACTCAAATTACACATAAAAAATGGATCACCAGAAATCTACAAATACAATAATAACCACTGTGTGTGTAAAAATAGAAACAACACCACATACAACTTACTCCTACAATACAGTCCTAGACCCAAAACGAGAGGTATGCCGAATTTTACAGGTAGATAAGTGTGAGAGTCCATTAATGTTCCAACGAGGCATGACCTCCGCATACACTGGGATGGGATTCCCAGTGTTGGGATTCAATCAAACCTTTACTGTGGAAAAAATAACATTGTTAATGCACATTACAAGAAAAATGCAATTATGTTTTTCCCCAACAAGTAAACAATTTGTTTGCACTCAAATCAATCATTTTTCATGGTACGGGCAGAATGTTATTTTCCCACAGTATGGTTTTAAATTGACACCTTTCTGTGCCCTTTCACATGAGTTTGGCCTCTGAAACCTCTAAGGCAAGACTTGGAGCTGCATTTGTCAAACATGTACTTTTAAAATGTTGTGTGAACACATCATCCACGTACAATTTTATGTTCCATTTTaaaaacagttttaaaaaaaatcaaacttaTCGAACCAATTACACAAAGTCTCTTGTCATGGAAAAATCCTTAAAAAACTAAAACATGTAACAAAGACATTTGTAAACACTTTCACCTCTTTTAAACCATCGCTTAATTTGTACTAAATAAGGACATTGTGAATTATACAACAAACAAAAGACTTCTCTTTCATCCAAATTGTCAGTAAAAACAACAACCATTAAAAATCACTAgaatcaatattaggaagtttaCATTTGTACCAACAAATAATCCTCATTAGAAACATTGTTCAAATGAATTAATTTAACAACATGTTCATATTTCTTTTCTAAATTCAAAAATATCAAAATGGGGTGCTAAGTACTGTATATTCAATGTAGTTAGAGTAACAGTACATTCTGTGGAGCTCTGTCATTGGTACTTTGTACTGTGAGGAAAACTAACGGATGTCAATGAGATTCCCCgaatgtgacatttgaaaattCCTAGAGAAAACAACAAAGAAACCACTAAGCTAACCCTGACACATGCTACAGAACTATCTTCCACAATGGAATCATTTGGCATTACCATGGATCAACAACTATCTAAGCATCTCTttgaatttgttttttaacatTTCACTTGATAATACACCATTAGGAATACTGGACAAGTTTAGAGGATACATTGCACTCTTATATCTAAGAATTTATATGGATTATCAAACAAGGAATATGTGGTGCCTTCCACTTATGTCCCAATACTTTAATACATCTGATTTACACTAAATGTACGTGGAAATACCTCAGGACGAAATACTACATTTTCACTACATGTGGGAAGGTACATTTCTACCCCTAAAAGCGCAATATGTTTCAGATAAGTATGATAGTCTTTGACACCATTAATATTTGTTGAATATAAGTTAAGTAAGTACTTGGCTTGGGAGTTTTAATTTCTAAGTGCCAATTTCAATGCATTTGGTAGGGATATGTTACCTCTTTGAGGTGCTGAATGGTGCagaatatttatatttatttccaTTTCCATCTTTAGCTACGGTATGTTGATTCCTgcatttatttctttctttcattctttctttcacAACAGATGCTACTGTGTGTCACAGGCAAAAGAGGAATGTTCATAAAAAAACATGTATGCAGGGAAAAGAAAGTGAGACATAAGAACTGAAGGAAACTTTGCATATGAGAGTTAATTCTACTCTCAGCTGTACAGAAGAACTCTTCAGATGTACAATTTGTAATGAAATAGCTTTTTACAGAGACATTATTGAACATTCAGAGGAATTCCTGAGTTTAACCTCCCATGATGAGAGCCAGGGAgtgagtaagggagagagagagagagagagagagagagagagagagacatatatacccagctagcacataatgttctgagaaccatatgtttcttagagcttggtgagagtgtggttgtcctatggttattttgcttA from Oncorhynchus clarkii lewisi isolate Uvic-CL-2024 chromosome 25, UVic_Ocla_1.0, whole genome shotgun sequence encodes the following:
- the LOC139383437 gene encoding gap junction alpha-4 protein-like, with amino-acid sequence MGDWNLLGSILEEVHVHSTIVGKIWLTILFIFRMLVLGVAAEDVWDDEQSEFICNTDQPGCKTVCYDQAFPISLIRFWVLQVIFVSSPSLVYMGHALYRLRALEKERHRRRVQLKAELGETEALVEEHKRIEKELKRLEEQRKVKKAPLRGSLLRTYVIHILTRSVVEVGFIMGQYILYGIGLEPLYKCERMPCPNSVDCYVSRPTEKTVFMVFMIVIAGVSLFLNLLEISHLGIKKIKQTLKGDKYPADNDSLIYKPKKKAMIQQLCVMRKLSSHNGPLTQTIFKVIPEEDLNPMDPPPHYIPNHEVPRHQYLANCTGLQPHQHYQQQQQQLQQRQPSQGMIQTLHLQGAPENHTTTMVDQHPPAYGGVFLNGDSGPRNLQGQPNHKDPNLHPQDQYQPSHMEVVPVPIATHRPSIMTTHRPSLAPRDIDLEEDRRKSMGSDFLLPNAGRKQSFMTRMPSESMSTISDCSSNSLRTSDSELGDMGDMPMMPPPGRRMSMSVFLDISSIMKK